Proteins from one Argopecten irradians isolate NY chromosome 15, Ai_NY, whole genome shotgun sequence genomic window:
- the LOC138308930 gene encoding uncharacterized protein: MKYENDEEYSNNVKSRVIASRRLKNEQKHNIEFVTAHFKKEISEYPDHVCSVCRKLLFQKQVVHCNKETYREKGKEIYDLAELCISDDYLIPCPETETHNCTSRCKLWICYTCHRKLLAGKVPSEAGINNLKLKTIPEELKCLNAVERHLISVIIPFMKMIPLPKGGQFGVHGPVVCVPTNVNQSITVLPRTENENQLIRVKLKRKLSYKGHYKYEFVNTARLKTAIQFLKETNKWYRDVEIDESWENPIEKICDYAAEDNVAVQDDSMIDKTSTDNNELTEDEDDTQHAMPLDTCLQPADIAQEVLDQYFDKVFSVAPCEKNNPISILMEKGIEAKAFPVLFPDGENVFSDERDTVITLSRYLHNRLMNVDNRFAQDTNFLFFAQYISELQQVISSVSIALRKGEKIGKDGQSINAGILQNQELVKDILKKDDGYKFLRPIRGTPPYWQATQKDLFAMLRQLGLPTWFCSFSSAEMRWTDIIESILKQQNDKRNVNDLDWKSKNDILKSNPVTVARMFDHKFHKFLKEVIMSNAEPIGKIKDYFYRVEFQQRGSPHTHCLFWVEDAPKLDKDDDREVVEFIDKYITCEMPLDCQSEMYDIVSSVQQHSKRHSKACKKGDKECRFNFPRPASERTFISRPTSQKEILEENVSDSDKKCCMNKEEAKVILDSIWREMSNGNNGSTTQEVFQQLGITQDIFEDACNALTGKIGITLKRNPDSVWINQYNPHLLRCWDANMDIQYVTDAYACVVYIVSYISKAEREISQVLEHAQTEARDGNTDAEQAMKKLGSAYLHYREVSAQEATYRVCNLRLKESSRKVQFIPVGDNPIRMSLPLSVIRQKSNVDDSDIWMTSLIDRYKARPKTEEFEEMCLATFCSEYRILASTEASRAKHQSNVYALQNDLGFIMKRTRTDAAVVRYPRFSMTRAPEKYYQSMLQLFLPYRIDIQLKPNEFKSYEEFYQKGWVKYNTQTVLKEVMEIVENNRSVYEKDIEVLAEAQQLFEECGLQEDAWSQICPETECERIECQQQIPNKNETDEDLGGIPDLLTNDRKINIEICPTVVSKQEGLGLLRSMNEKQSEVFYRIRKWCLDKIHGKNPDAFKVFVTGGAGTGKSHLIKTVFFELTRLFAPTLSNPEDTSVILVAPTGVAAFNIGGSTIHNALSIPVDAPLTYQPLGDEKINSLRTKLGQLQLLIIDEISMVDKKLLSYIHGRLRQIKQTGDHSPFGNVSILAVGDFYQLPPVKGKALFTKEICYDLWNDNFSIVQLDEIMRQKEDKQFADTLNRCRIKSKKDTLPSQDSNLLSGRETGEFSDDLHIFPRNDQVDQHNIKALHSMCENPVCIEAENWIKDERSGKMTNREVSGNKGSYSLQQSLWLAIGARVMLTKNVDVTDGLVNGAFGIVTQLVSDTSETLSKITHIEIRFDNKKIALQQGRKVGNEVRVMIDRYEEYNGRNKRYIRRQFPLKLAWACTVHKVQGLTTEKAVVSLEKVFAPGQGYVALSRVTSLNGLTILGFNEKAIFCNPKIKEAMENMPLFLCDSAGGNQDVTIIYHNTEGILAHIRDINVNRQIQTADYLCFTETWLQDFTGYDINVKNFSLVHSQSRRESYNMTHDLHSQEHGGVAVFTRHNDKMQHIDFEIENIEYVAFDVKGVTIVTIYRPQSYCVTEFKTTLHQLIQKVNNHSNRSIVLGDFNQNILLIASSIQKEMEELGYMQYVTEATTERGTLIDHVYVKGVDIENVEVIPCYYSFHEMVEIRFHF, from the coding sequence atgaaatatgaaaatgatgAGGAATATTCTAACAATGTAAAAAGTAGAGTGATTGCTTCAAGGAGATTAAAGAATGAGCAGAAGCACAATATAGAATTTGTGACAGCACATTTTAAGAAAGAGATAAGTGAGTATCCTGATCATGTATGTTCTGTTTGTCGCAAGTTGTTGTTCCAAAAGCAAGTTGTTCATTGTAATAAAGAAACATACAGAGAAAAGGGAAAAGAGATATATGATCTTGCTGAACTGTGCATTTCTGATGATTATTTAATTCCCTGTCCTGAGACAGAAACACACAACTGCACAAGTAGATGTAAACTATGGATCTGTTACACATGTCACAGAAAACTCCTTGCAGGTAAAGTACCATCAGAGGCTGGAATAAACAACCTTAAATTAAAAACGATTCCAGAGGAACTGAAATGTTTAAATGCAGTTGAAAGACATTTGATCTCTGTCATTATACCATTCATGAAAATGATACCACTGCCAAAAGGAGGTCAGTTTGGAGTTCATGGACCTGTTGTATGTGTTCCAACAAATGTAAATCAATCCATCACTGTCTTACCAAGGACTGAAAATGAAAACCAGTTGATACGTGTGAAATTAAAGCggaaattatcatacaaagGACACTATAAGTATGAATTTGTAAATACAGCTCGACTTAAAACAGCAATACAATTTTTGAAGGAAACAAATAAGTGGTATAGAGATGTAGAAATTGATGAATCATGGGAAAATCCTATTGAAAAGATTTGTGATTATGCAGCAGAAGACAATGTTGCTGTTCAAGATGATAGCATGATTGACAAAACAAGTACAGACAATAATGAGCTGACAGAAGATGAAGATGACACGCAACATGCCATGCCACTAGATACATGTCTCCAACCTGCAGACATAGCTCAAGAAGTCTTAGATCAGTATTTTGATAAGGTTTTTTCTGTTGCACCGTGTGAGAAAAATAACCCAATTAGTATTTTGATGGAGAAGGGCATAGAAGCAAAGGCATTTCCTGTACTGTTTCCTGATGGTGAGAATGTGTTCAGTGATGAACGTGACACAGTGATAACATTAAGTAGATATTTACACAATAGGCTGATGAATGTTGATAACAGATTTGCTCAAGATACTAATTTTCTGTTCTTTGCTCAATATATATCTGAACTACAGCAAGTAATATCAAGTGTCTCAATAGCTTTAAGAAAAGGTGAGAAAATTGGAAAAGATGGTCAAAGTATAAACGCAGGCATACTACAGAATCAGGAGCTTGTAAAGGATATCTTGAAAAAAGATGATGGATACAAATTTCTTAGACCAATTAGAGGCACTCCCCCATACTGGCAAGCTACACAGAAAGATCTATTTGCTATGTTGAGACAACTCGGGCTACCAACCTGGTTTTGTTCATTTTCTTCAGCTGAAATGAGATGGACAGATATAATTGAGTCTATTCTCAAGCAACAAAATGATAAGAGGAATGTTAATGACCTTGATTGGAAatcaaaaaatgatattttaaagagCAATCCTGTGACTGTTGCTAGAATGTTTGATCACAAGTTTCATAAATTTTTGAAAGAGGTTATAATGTCAAATGCAGAACCCATTGGTAAAATCAAAGACTACTTTTACAGAGTTGAGTTTCAACAAAGAGGATCACCACATACACATTGCTTATTCTGGGTAGAAGATGCTCCAAaactagacaaagatgatgatAGAGAAGTTGTGGAATTTATAGATAAGTATATCACCTGTGAAATGCCATTAGATTGTCAATCTGAAATGTATGACATAGTATCAAGTGTGCAACAACACAGTAAGAGACATTCTAAAGCATGCAAAAAGGGAGATAAAGAGTGCAGATTCAATTTCCCGAGACCAGCATCAGAGAGAACATTTATTTCACGCCCAACAAGCCAAAAAGAAATATTGGAAGAAAATGTGTCAGATTCTGATAAAAAATGTTGCATGAACAAAGAAGAAGCTAAGGTAATCTTAGATAGCATTTGGAGAGAAATGTCTAATGGAAACAATGGGTCAACAACTCAAGAAGTATTTCAACAATTAGGAATAACACAAGATATTTTTGAAGATGCATGCAATGCCCTAACAGGAAAAATAGGTATTACATTGAAAAGAAACCCTGACAGTGTTTGGATTAATCAGTACAATCCCCATCTACTGCGTTGTTGGGATGCAAACATGGacatacagtatgtaacagatgcATATGCTTGTGTGGTGTACATTGTTTCCTATATATCAAAGGCAGAAAGAGAAATAAGTCAAGTTCTAGAGCATGCTCAAACAGAGGCCAGAGATGGAAATACAGATGCTGAGCAAGCTATGAAAAAGTTGGGAAGTGCATATCTCCACTACAGAGAAGTCAGTGCTCAAGAGGCAACATATAGAGTGTGTAATCTGAGGCTAAAAGAAAGTTCTAGAAAGGTACAGTTTATTCCTGTGGGGGACAATCCTATTAGAATGAGTCTACCATTGTCAGTTATACGTCAGAAATCCAATGTTGATGACAGTGACATCTGGATGACAAGTTTAATAGACAGGTACAAAGCTAGACCTAAGACTGAGGAATTTGAGGAAATGTGTTTGGCAACATTTTGTTCAGAATACAGAATACTGGCATCTACTGAGGCTTCAAGAGCAAAACATCAAAGTAATGTGTATGCATTGCAAAATGATTTAGGTTTCATAATGAAAAGAACACGTACAGATGCAGCTGTGGTACGTTACCCAAGATTTTCGATGACTCGAGCCCCTGAAAAGTATTATCAAAGTATGTTGCAACTATTTCTACCATATAGGATAGACATTCAATTGAAGCCAAATGAATTTAAAAGTTATGAAGAATTCTATCAAAAAGGTTGGGTCAAGTATAATACACAAACGGTGCTAAAAGAAGTGATGGAAATTGTTGAAAACAATCGTTCAGTATATGAAAAAGATATTGAAGTACTAGCAGAAGCTCAACAATTATTTGAAGAATGTGGATTGCAAGAAGATGCATGGTCACAGATTTGCCCAGAAACAGAATGTGAACGAATTGAATGTCAACAACAAATAccaaataaaaatgaaacgGATGAGGATCTTGGTGGAATTCCAGATTTATTaacaaatgatagaaaaatcAACATCGAAATCTGTCCAACAGTTGTATCAAAACAAGAAGGGCTTGGTTTACTACGATCAATGAATGAGAAACAGAGTGAAGTATTTTATAGAATACGGAAATGGTGTTTAGACAAAATCCACGGTAAAAATCCAGATGCTTTCAAGGTTTTTGTTACTGGTGGTGCTGGTACTGGAAAGTCACATTTGATAAAGACTGTGTTTTTTGAATTGACAAGACTTTTTGCTCCAACATTGTCTAATCCTGAAGATACTTCAGTAATACTTGTTGCTCCAACTGGTGTCGCAGCTTTTAATATAGGTGGCTCTACTATTCATAATGCATTATCAATACCTGTAGATGCACCACTGACGTACCAACCTCTAGGTGATGAGAAGATCAATTCTTTGCGCACAAAACTTGGCCAGTTACAGCTACTTATTATTGACGAAATATCAATGGTTGACAAGAAATTACTGTCCTATATACATGGAAGACTGAGACAAATTAAACAGACAGGTGACCACTCTCCATTTGGTAATGTTAGTATACTTGCTGTAGGAGACTTTTACCAACTTCCTCCTGTTAAAGGAAAGGCTCTGTTTACCAAAGAAATCTGTTATGATTTATGGAATGATAATTTTTCTATAGTGCAGTTAGATGAAATCATGCGCCAGAAAGAAGACAAGCAGTTTGCTGACACACTTAATCGTTGCCGAATCAAATCTAAGAAGGACACTTTACCTTCACAAGACAGCAATTTACTATCTGGTAGAGAAACTGGGGAGTTTAGTGATGATCTACATATCTTTCCACGTAATGACCAAGTTGATCAACATAACATAAAGGCATTACATTCGATGTGTGAAAATCCTGTATGTATAGAAGCAGAGAATTGGATAAAAGATGAACGAAGTGGGAAAATGACTAATAGAGAGGTTTCTGGAAATAAAGGATCTTATTCTCTCCAGCAATCATTATGGCTTGCAATAGGAGCACGTGTCATGCTTACTAAAAATGTAGATGTAACAGATGGATTAGTAAATGGGGCATTTGGTATTGTTACACAACTTGTCAGTGATACTTCAGAAACACTTTCAAAAATAACCCACATTGAAATACGTTTTGACAACAAAAAAATTGCATTACAACAGGGGAGAAAAGTTGGAAATGAAGTGAGAGTTATGATAGACCGTTATGAAGAATACAATGGACGAAATAAAAGATACATCAGAAGACAATTTCCACTTAAACTTGCATGGGCATGTACTGTTCACAAAGTACAAGGACTTACAACAGAAAAAGCTGTAGTTTCACTGGAAAAAGTGTTTGCACCAGGACAGGGATATGTAGCATTAAGTCGTGTTACATCTTTGAATGGACTGACAATACTTGGTTTTAATGAAAAAGCAATTTTCTGTAACCCCAAAATTAAGGAAGCGATGGAAAACATGCCTTTGTTTCTATGTGACTCGGCTGGAGGAAACCAAGATGTTACTATTATTTATCACAATACTGAGGGTATTTTAGCACATATCAGAGATATAAATGTCAACAGGCAGATACAAACTGCAGATTATTTATGTTTCACAGAAACATGGTTACAGGATTTTACTGgttatgatataaatgtaaagaATTTCTCACtagtacatagtcagtccagaCGAGAATCCTACAATATGACACATGATCTCCACAGTCAGGAGCATGGGGGAGTAGCAGTATTTACCAGGCATAATGACAAGATGCAACACATAgattttgaaatagaaaacataGAGTATGTGGCATTTGATGTGAAAGGAGTAACTATAGTTACTATATATCGTCCTCAGTCATACTGTGTCACAGAATTTAAGACCACTCTTCATCAGTTGATACAAAAAGTAAATAATCACAGTAATAGGTCTATAGTATTGGGTGATTTTAACCAGAACATTTTACTTATTGCATCCTCAATACAAAAAGAAATGGAAGAACTTGGTTACATGCAATATGTTACAGAAGCAACAACTGAACGTGGAACTCTTATTGACCATGTTTATGTAAAGGGTGttgatattgaaaatgttgAGGTGATACCGTGTTACTACAGTTTTCATGAAATGGTTGAAATAAGGTTTCACTTTTAA